The following are encoded together in the Desulfuromonadales bacterium genome:
- a CDS encoding CheR family methyltransferase has product MSDDRFLVLIVEEDRGLCLDLSATLLDAGCQVQCLRTGEANYQAIRQLAPDLVILDISMPESAGLDTLRRLEVHRSTKKIPVIATSRQAELEYELLDAFDFLPKPIDRRRLLEDVALLKANRHEHGLGYSPMNEEELALFQDYLLTHSGLHFDQSNIKILERGLQRRMRAIGAKDYVAYFHYLDRYGENRQEQKKLLGLLTVGETYFFRYLAHFDALIHHVLPELIVRNRTRRSLRIWSAGCSTGEEPYTLAMLLCEHFPLLADWDVQILGTDINKVALRRAHEGSYGPRALRVTDAVFREKYFQRVGSAYVVDTRIRDMVRFAYLNLQTGAFPSADNGTGEVDILFCRNVMIYFRLGTTRRIVEKFSRCLSPGSFLFLGHAETLINISDRFQRQHQAGGFYYQLRDARTADKPPALPCLPPPVATFRPPPRSPQPSLPVPPPACPLPADVPSTPDLQELFVRAEQEFNRENFRTASQGYDTILRHMPRHVGAMVGKGFILANEGFYEQALDVCTQALAVDDLRPEVYFLRGLICELQNDLEGAVSEYRKALLLDMEFIMPHYNLSKVFWRLGRPRDARRELNNTVRLLEKTADEAIIPHSGGLSRAVFLEVCRDDAGQLGKQP; this is encoded by the coding sequence GTGAGCGACGACCGCTTCCTCGTGCTGATTGTCGAGGAGGACCGGGGGCTGTGCCTTGACCTCTCGGCAACGCTCCTCGATGCTGGTTGCCAGGTGCAGTGTCTGCGGACCGGAGAGGCGAATTATCAGGCGATCCGCCAACTGGCCCCCGACCTGGTCATCCTCGATATCTCCATGCCGGAATCCGCGGGCCTCGATACGCTGCGCCGGCTTGAAGTCCATCGTTCCACGAAAAAAATTCCGGTGATCGCCACCTCCCGCCAGGCCGAGCTGGAGTACGAGCTGCTCGATGCCTTCGATTTCCTCCCCAAGCCGATCGACCGGCGCCGGTTGCTCGAAGATGTCGCCCTCCTGAAGGCGAACCGGCACGAACACGGGCTCGGTTACAGCCCCATGAACGAGGAGGAACTTGCCCTCTTCCAGGACTACCTGCTCACCCATAGCGGCCTCCACTTCGACCAGAGCAACATCAAGATCCTCGAGCGGGGTCTGCAGCGGCGCATGCGTGCCATCGGTGCGAAAGACTACGTCGCCTATTTTCATTATCTCGACAGGTACGGCGAGAATCGCCAGGAGCAGAAGAAGCTGCTCGGCCTGCTGACGGTCGGTGAAACTTACTTTTTCCGCTATCTGGCGCATTTCGATGCCCTGATTCATCACGTCCTGCCCGAACTGATCGTACGCAACCGGACGCGGCGTTCCCTGCGAATCTGGTCCGCCGGCTGCTCCACCGGGGAGGAGCCCTATACGCTCGCCATGCTGCTGTGCGAGCATTTTCCGCTGCTGGCCGACTGGGATGTGCAGATCCTCGGCACCGACATCAACAAGGTGGCTCTGCGCCGGGCTCACGAAGGGAGCTATGGCCCAAGGGCGTTGCGGGTGACCGATGCGGTTTTCCGGGAGAAATATTTTCAGCGGGTCGGCAGTGCCTATGTGGTCGATACCCGGATTCGGGATATGGTGCGCTTCGCCTATCTCAACCTGCAGACCGGGGCTTTCCCCTCGGCGGACAACGGCACCGGCGAGGTCGACATCCTCTTCTGCCGCAACGTGATGATCTATTTCCGGCTCGGCACCACCCGGCGCATCGTCGAGAAGTTCTCTCGCTGCCTGAGCCCGGGGAGCTTTCTTTTTCTCGGCCATGCCGAAACCCTGATCAACATCTCCGACCGGTTTCAGCGCCAGCACCAGGCAGGGGGGTTCTACTATCAGCTGCGGGATGCCAGAACCGCGGACAAGCCTCCTGCGCTGCCATGCCTGCCGCCTCCGGTCGCGACTTTCCGTCCGCCGCCCAGGTCTCCGCAACCCTCCCTGCCGGTTCCGCCTCCGGCTTGTCCACTACCCGCGGATGTGCCGTCGACACCCGATCTGCAGGAACTCTTCGTCAGGGCGGAGCAGGAATTTAATCGCGAAAATTTTAGAACAGCGTCTCAGGGTTATGATACAATCCTCCGCCACATGCCGCGGCATGTCGGGGCGATGGTGGGCAAAGGCTTCATTCTTGCCAACGAAGGGTTCTACGAACAGGCTCTGGATGTCTGCACGCAGGCCCTGGCGGTCGATGACCTGCGTCCCGAAGTCTATTTTCTGCGGGGGCTGATCTGCGAGTTGCAGAACGATCTGGAGGGGGCGGTAAGCGAATACCGCAAGGCGCTTCTGCTCGACATGGAATTCATCATGCCCCACTACAACCTGAGCAAGGTGTTCTGGCGTCTGGGGCGGCCGCGTGATGCCCGTCGTGAACTCAACAACACGGTCCGGCTGCTGGAAAAAACGGCCGACGAAGCGATCATTCCGCATTCCGGCGGTTTGTCGCGAGCGGTTTTTCTGGAAGTCTGCCGCGACGATGCCGGCCAGCTGGGGAAGCAGCCCTGA
- the ispF gene encoding 2-C-methyl-D-erythritol 2,4-cyclodiphosphate synthase, which produces MRIGHGYDAHRLVAERKLILGGVEIPYDLGLLGHSDADVLLHAICDAVLGALGEGDIGRHFPDTDPAYKGISSLKLLREVIALAAARGYAIGNLDATVIAQRPRLAPHIRAMVENIAGACDTDIDRVNVKATTTEELGFEGRGEGISAHAVVLLQRLAIDEELDV; this is translated from the coding sequence ATGCGTATTGGGCACGGTTACGATGCACACCGCCTGGTGGCGGAGCGCAAGCTGATCCTCGGCGGCGTGGAGATTCCCTACGATCTCGGCCTGCTGGGGCATTCCGATGCCGACGTGCTGCTGCACGCCATCTGCGACGCCGTCCTCGGCGCCTTGGGTGAAGGGGATATCGGCCGGCACTTTCCCGACACCGATCCGGCCTACAAAGGGATTTCCAGCCTCAAGCTGCTGCGCGAGGTCATAGCGCTGGCAGCGGCCAGGGGGTATGCCATCGGCAACCTCGATGCCACGGTGATCGCCCAGCGACCCAGGCTCGCGCCGCATATCCGGGCGATGGTTGAGAACATCGCCGGCGCGTGCGACACCGACATCGACAGGGTCAATGTCAAGGCGACCACCACCGAAGAGCTCGGCTTCGAAGGGCGCGGCGAAGGGATTTCGGCGCACGCCGTGGTGCTGCTGCAGCGGCTGGCGATCGACGAGGAACTCGACGTCTGA
- a CDS encoding penicillin-binding protein activator has product MLTRRFVTVLLLTVVGLCWAPPLPAVERAGEDIERLRLEAGEKGLQRALGVLLPLSGRYATFGEMVQRGMNLALETRQAGGKTPAHFLYRDTGADPVLSERAVIELAEDERVLAIAGPLTGAAAQAAANRAQQMRVPLLTLSQKDGLPEAGDYVFRDSLTSSQQVLALVRYAMEERQLTSFAVLSPENRLGREMTELFAREVEGRGGRIAARQSYAENITDFRRQIKLLKREDPDAPDPESSRVGAPPSPPKALPFEALFIPDHADRIGLIAPQLAFFGIEKLPLLGINSWNSPDLVRLAGRFVEGAVFVDGFFRDSSHPLVQEFVYRYSEKYGEEPSILEAQGYDAAGILLLLYERAEIRTREDFRLALSRVRAYPGVTGATSFTPQGDAEKKLFLLQVQDGNIVQIN; this is encoded by the coding sequence ATGCTGACACGCAGGTTCGTCACCGTGCTGCTGTTGACGGTCGTCGGCCTTTGCTGGGCGCCGCCGCTGCCGGCGGTCGAACGCGCCGGCGAGGATATTGAGAGACTGCGGCTGGAGGCTGGTGAAAAGGGTCTTCAGCGGGCCCTGGGCGTGTTGCTGCCACTCTCCGGGCGCTACGCCACCTTTGGTGAAATGGTGCAGCGCGGCATGAACCTGGCGCTGGAGACGCGTCAGGCTGGTGGCAAAACGCCGGCCCACTTTCTCTACCGGGACACCGGCGCCGATCCGGTGCTGAGTGAGCGGGCCGTCATCGAGCTGGCCGAGGATGAGCGGGTCCTGGCGATCGCCGGTCCCCTCACCGGTGCTGCTGCCCAGGCTGCGGCCAACCGGGCGCAGCAAATGCGCGTTCCGCTGCTGACCCTTTCCCAGAAAGACGGGTTACCGGAAGCCGGAGATTATGTCTTCCGCGACTCGCTGACCAGCAGCCAGCAGGTGCTGGCACTGGTCCGCTATGCCATGGAGGAACGGCAGCTGACTTCCTTCGCTGTTCTCAGCCCGGAGAACCGGCTGGGGCGGGAGATGACAGAGCTTTTCGCCCGCGAAGTGGAAGGGCGCGGTGGACGGATTGCCGCCCGGCAAAGCTACGCCGAAAACATCACCGACTTCCGCCGTCAGATCAAGCTGCTGAAACGGGAAGATCCCGATGCGCCCGACCCGGAATCATCCCGAGTCGGGGCGCCGCCATCACCGCCCAAAGCTCTCCCCTTCGAAGCCCTGTTCATTCCCGACCACGCCGACCGGATCGGCCTCATCGCGCCGCAGCTCGCCTTTTTCGGCATCGAGAAGCTTCCCCTGCTTGGCATCAACAGCTGGAACTCGCCGGACCTTGTCCGCCTCGCTGGCCGGTTTGTCGAGGGAGCGGTGTTTGTCGACGGCTTTTTTCGCGACAGTTCCCACCCTCTTGTTCAGGAGTTTGTCTACCGCTATTCGGAAAAGTACGGGGAGGAGCCGTCCATCCTCGAAGCCCAGGGCTACGATGCCGCCGGTATCCTGCTCTTGCTATACGAGCGTGCCGAAATCCGGACGCGGGAAGATTTTCGCCTGGCGCTCTCCCGAGTACGGGCCTACCCGGGTGTGACCGGGGCGACGTCGTTCACACCGCAGGGGGATGCGGAAAAAAAGCTTTTCCTGTTGCAGGTGCAGGACGGCAACATCGTCCAGATCAACTGA
- the ispD gene encoding 2-C-methyl-D-erythritol 4-phosphate cytidylyltransferase codes for MSVIVLVPAAGAGSRMGAAVNKQYLTLADRPILAHTLNLFDNHPAVDSIHLLSPATEIAYCRCEVVERYAFAKVRSIIAGGAERQDSVRNGLLQCGAAADDIVLIHDGARPFFPPALIPSVVATALRVGACLVGVPVKDTIKEVEDSLVLGTPDRHRLWQAQTPQAFRFELIRTAHERAVRDGFRGTDDASLIEHFGHPVAMLEGSYRNIKITTPEDLILAEAFLKAPANG; via the coding sequence ATGAGCGTCATCGTTCTGGTCCCCGCTGCCGGTGCCGGCAGCCGGATGGGGGCTGCGGTCAACAAGCAGTACCTGACCCTCGCCGATCGGCCGATTCTGGCCCACACTCTGAACCTGTTCGACAACCACCCTGCAGTCGACAGCATCCATCTGCTATCGCCAGCGACGGAGATCGCCTACTGCCGTTGCGAAGTGGTCGAGCGCTACGCCTTCGCCAAGGTGCGCAGCATCATCGCTGGCGGTGCCGAGCGTCAGGATTCGGTGCGCAACGGCCTGCTGCAGTGCGGCGCGGCGGCAGACGACATCGTGTTGATTCATGATGGGGCGCGTCCTTTTTTTCCGCCGGCCCTGATCCCCTCGGTGGTGGCGACCGCCCTCCGGGTCGGCGCCTGTCTGGTCGGTGTCCCCGTCAAGGACACCATCAAGGAGGTGGAGGATTCCCTGGTTCTTGGTACCCCCGACCGGCACCGGCTCTGGCAGGCGCAGACGCCGCAGGCGTTTCGCTTCGAACTGATTCGTACCGCCCATGAACGGGCAGTCCGTGACGGGTTTCGCGGCACCGACGATGCTTCCCTCATCGAGCACTTCGGCCATCCGGTGGCCATGCTCGAGGGGAGCTATCGCAACATCAAGATCACCACACCCGAGGACCTGATTCTGGCGGAAGCGTTTCTAAAAGCGCCGGCAAACGGCTAA
- a CDS encoding chemotaxis protein CheW: MKERQTYEIERVLQEMRDEYWRGIEEGGETAAIETRDYVVFRLAGERYALPSTVAREVLRMPRLVRVPRVAGHIRGVINLRGQIVAVTDLRPLLGLAGEETPANGQLIVVEAAGLVTALLTERVEGIRTLAVMDIEPVTEGLSGFPRAAAEGQVVGEDGLLVLLDLANILARPEFVIDQKGE; encoded by the coding sequence ATGAAAGAGCGACAGACTTACGAAATTGAGCGCGTCCTCCAGGAGATGCGGGACGAATACTGGCGGGGAATCGAAGAGGGGGGCGAGACCGCTGCGATCGAGACCCGCGATTATGTCGTCTTCCGGCTCGCTGGCGAGCGTTATGCCCTGCCTTCGACCGTGGCCCGGGAGGTTCTGCGGATGCCCCGGCTGGTTCGGGTACCGCGGGTTGCCGGGCACATCCGCGGTGTCATCAACCTGCGCGGACAGATCGTCGCCGTCACCGACCTGCGGCCCCTGCTGGGCCTGGCCGGCGAGGAAACGCCGGCAAACGGCCAATTGATCGTCGTGGAGGCGGCCGGCCTGGTGACCGCCCTGCTCACGGAACGGGTAGAGGGGATTCGCACATTGGCCGTGATGGACATCGAGCCGGTCACCGAGGGACTCTCCGGTTTTCCCCGGGCCGCGGCCGAAGGGCAGGTCGTCGGCGAGGACGGCCTGCTGGTCCTGCTCGATCTGGCCAACATTCTCGCGCGCCCGGAGTTCGTCATCGACCAGAAGGGGGAGTAG
- a CDS encoding glutamine--tRNA ligase/YqeY domain fusion protein, with protein MTTSAAPLPANFIRNIISEDLKAGKNDGQVVTRFPPEPNGYLHIGHAKSICLNFGLAAEFDGRCHLRMDDTNPEKESVEYAEAIQEAVRWLGFDWGKHLYFASDYYERLYQFALELIRMGKAYVDSLRAEEVRAYRGTLTEPGRESPFRGRSVEENLDLFARMRAGEFEDGAHTLRAKIDMTAPNMNLRDPVIYRIQRATHYRTGDSWCLYPMYDFAHPLSDALEGITHSICTLEFEDHRPLYDWFLDNLEVSCHPQQIEFARLNLTYTVMSKRKLLELVNEGRVEGWDDPRMPTVVGLRRRGFTPKAIRTFCERIGVGKSDSWIDMGVLEDCVREDLNVRAPRAMAVLRPLKVVIENYPDGQVEEFEAANHPNDPAMGSRKVPFSRELYIERDDFLEDPPSKYFRLSPGREVRLRFAYFIRCERVIKDAAGEVVELRCSYDPQTRGGSAPDGRKVKGTIHWVSAGHALPAQVRLYDRLFTDANPGSGKDGDYRASLNPASIEILAGCRIEPSLGEAGPESCFQFERLGYFCVDCRDSLPGAPVFNRTVTLRDSWARTGQDDKG; from the coding sequence ATGACGACCAGCGCTGCGCCGCTACCCGCCAATTTCATCCGCAACATCATCAGCGAAGATCTCAAGGCCGGCAAGAACGACGGGCAGGTGGTGACCCGTTTTCCCCCTGAGCCCAACGGCTATCTGCATATCGGCCACGCCAAGTCGATCTGTCTCAACTTCGGCCTGGCGGCCGAATTCGATGGTCGCTGCCACCTGCGCATGGACGACACCAACCCGGAAAAGGAGAGCGTCGAGTACGCCGAAGCGATTCAGGAGGCGGTACGCTGGCTCGGTTTCGACTGGGGAAAGCATCTCTACTTCGCTTCCGATTACTACGAGCGGCTCTACCAGTTCGCGCTGGAACTGATCCGCATGGGTAAGGCCTACGTCGACAGCCTGCGCGCCGAGGAAGTCCGAGCCTATCGCGGGACGTTGACGGAACCCGGCAGGGAGAGTCCCTTTCGCGGCCGCAGCGTGGAGGAGAACCTTGACCTCTTTGCCCGCATGCGAGCCGGCGAATTCGAGGACGGCGCCCATACCCTGCGGGCCAAGATCGACATGACCGCGCCCAACATGAACCTGCGCGACCCGGTCATCTACCGGATCCAGCGCGCCACCCACTACCGGACCGGCGACAGCTGGTGTCTCTACCCGATGTACGATTTCGCTCATCCCCTCTCCGATGCCCTCGAGGGGATCACCCATTCAATCTGCACCCTGGAGTTCGAGGATCACCGCCCGCTCTACGACTGGTTTCTCGACAACCTGGAGGTTTCCTGCCACCCGCAGCAGATCGAGTTCGCCCGGCTCAACCTGACCTATACGGTCATGAGCAAGCGCAAGCTGCTCGAACTGGTGAACGAAGGGCGGGTCGAGGGGTGGGACGATCCGCGCATGCCGACCGTTGTCGGTCTGCGCCGGCGGGGCTTCACGCCGAAGGCGATCCGCACCTTCTGCGAGCGGATCGGCGTTGGCAAGAGCGACAGCTGGATCGACATGGGGGTGCTCGAGGACTGCGTCCGCGAGGACCTTAACGTGCGGGCGCCGCGGGCCATGGCGGTGCTGCGTCCGCTGAAGGTGGTCATCGAAAACTATCCGGACGGCCAGGTCGAGGAGTTCGAAGCGGCCAACCATCCGAACGACCCGGCCATGGGGAGCCGCAAGGTCCCTTTCAGCCGCGAACTCTATATCGAGCGGGACGATTTTCTCGAGGATCCGCCCAGCAAGTACTTCCGCCTGTCTCCGGGGCGCGAGGTGCGGCTGCGCTTCGCCTACTTCATCCGTTGCGAGCGGGTGATCAAGGACGCCGCCGGCGAGGTGGTCGAACTGCGTTGCAGCTACGATCCGCAGACACGTGGCGGCAGCGCACCGGATGGACGCAAGGTCAAAGGGACGATCCACTGGGTGTCGGCCGGCCACGCCCTGCCGGCCCAGGTCCGCCTCTACGACCGACTCTTCACCGATGCGAACCCGGGCAGCGGCAAGGACGGCGATTACCGTGCCAGCCTGAACCCCGCCTCCATCGAGATTCTGGCCGGCTGCCGCATCGAACCGAGTCTGGGCGAGGCCGGCCCGGAGAGCTGTTTTCAATTCGAGCGGCTCGGCTATTTCTGCGTCGATTGCCGTGACTCCCTGCCCGGAGCCCCCGTCTTCAACCGGACGGTGACCCTGCGCGATTCCTGGGCCAGGACCGGGCAGGATGACAAGGGTTAA
- a CDS encoding CarD family transcriptional regulator, with product MFKIGDMAVYPAQGVGVIEAIESREYSGQKSEFYVLRIVDSDMTIMVPIGNVVQVGMRCLIEKGKVDTIYDILEEKRSAGQAFGSWSRRQREYNEKIKSGDLREVAEVLRELYIIRGEKELSYGEKKVLELARKLLVKEVALAEGAQEEQVVERVEKIFFH from the coding sequence ATGTTCAAAATAGGTGACATGGCGGTCTATCCTGCCCAGGGGGTTGGGGTAATCGAGGCAATCGAATCCAGGGAGTATTCTGGGCAAAAGAGCGAGTTCTATGTCCTGCGGATTGTCGACAGTGACATGACCATCATGGTGCCGATAGGCAATGTCGTTCAGGTCGGCATGCGCTGCCTTATCGAAAAAGGAAAAGTCGACACCATTTACGACATCCTGGAAGAAAAGCGGAGTGCCGGACAAGCCTTCGGCTCATGGAGTCGGCGGCAACGCGAATACAACGAAAAGATCAAGTCCGGGGATTTGCGCGAAGTGGCGGAGGTGCTGCGTGAGCTCTATATCATCCGCGGTGAAAAAGAACTTTCCTACGGTGAAAAAAAGGTATTGGAGCTGGCGCGCAAACTCCTGGTGAAGGAGGTTGCCCTCGCTGAAGGGGCGCAGGAGGAGCAGGTCGTCGAGCGGGTCGAAAAGATTTTCTTCCACTAA